In the genome of Buchnera aphidicola (Chaitophorus sp. 3695), one region contains:
- the mnmA gene encoding tRNA 2-thiouridine(34) synthase MnmA, with protein MTCKKKKVIVAMSGGVDSSVTAWLLKKKYHVEGLFMKNWEEEDNSDYCSSKQDLQDVENVCKSLKIFLHKVNFSLEYWEYVFKNFLLEHKKGRTPNPDILCNKKIKFKIFFKFAIEYLNADYISTGHYAINFFKDQSYFLLKGRDKTKDQSYFLYTLKQKQLKRILFPLGYLKKKKVRKIAKQINLKVYNKKDSVGICFIQPKFYKKFLNKYLSSKPGLILTVKKKIIGKHNGLFYYTLGQRKGLNIGGLKKYNNNPWYVVEKDLTNNFLIVAQGLKNKYLLSTGLILKKIHWINKKNIIFPLKCKIKTRYSQIENNCIIKKKKKYIKVIFLNPISSITPGQSAVFYLKNICLGGGIIQDKIPLIKNFSKLNIFKY; from the coding sequence GTAGCTATGTCTGGAGGAGTAGATTCTTCTGTTACTGCATGGTTGTTAAAAAAAAAATATCATGTTGAAGGTTTATTTATGAAAAATTGGGAAGAAGAAGATAATTCTGATTATTGTAGTTCAAAACAAGATCTTCAAGATGTTGAGAATGTATGTAAATCTTTAAAAATTTTTTTACATAAAGTAAATTTTTCTTTAGAATATTGGGAATATGTTTTTAAAAATTTTTTATTAGAACATAAAAAAGGAAGAACACCAAATCCAGATATATTATGCAATAAAAAGATTAAATTTAAAATTTTTTTTAAATTTGCAATAGAATATTTGAATGCTGATTATATATCTACTGGGCATTATGCTATAAATTTCTTTAAAGATCAAAGTTATTTTTTATTAAAAGGAAGAGATAAAACTAAAGATCAAAGTTATTTTTTATATACATTAAAACAAAAACAATTAAAGAGAATATTATTTCCTTTAGGTTATTTAAAAAAAAAAAAAGTAAGAAAAATTGCAAAACAAATAAATTTGAAAGTTTATAATAAAAAAGATTCTGTAGGTATTTGTTTTATTCAACCTAAGTTCTATAAAAAATTTTTAAATAAATATTTATCTTCTAAACCTGGATTAATTTTAACTGTTAAAAAAAAGATTATAGGTAAGCATAATGGATTATTTTATTATACTTTAGGACAAAGAAAAGGATTGAATATAGGAGGATTAAAAAAATATAATAATAATCCGTGGTATGTTGTAGAAAAAGATCTTACTAATAATTTTTTAATTGTAGCTCAAGGTTTAAAGAATAAATATTTATTATCTACAGGATTAATTCTTAAAAAAATACATTGGATTAATAAAAAAAATATTATTTTTCCTTTAAAATGTAAAATTAAAACAAGATATTCTCAAATTGAAAATAATTGTATAATTAAAAAAAAAAAAAAATATATTAAAGTAATTTTTTTAAATCCAATTTCTTCTATAACTCCTGGACAATCTGCTGTTTTTTATTTAAAAAATATTTGTTTAGGCGGAGGAATCATTCAAGATAAAATTCCATTAATTAAAAATTTTTCTAAATTAAATATTTTTAAATATTAA
- the purB gene encoding adenylosuccinate lyase: MKYISLKNISPIDGRYKNFTKNLRDIFSEYGFIKYRLIVEICWLKYLSKIPEIKELHPFNDKINNFLNMIIDQFSVKDAYEIKKIEKWTNHDLKAIIFFLNKKLSLIKNTDNMIEFIHFGCTSEDINNIAYALMLKNAKKKYILRYWEKLIFYMDSMSIKYSKSVILSRTHGQSATPSTMGKEISNFSYRLKRQFNQFKKIKILGKFNGAVGNYNALLIAYPYLNWEKINKNFVHSFNISWNPYTTQIEPHDYLSEFFSCIFRFNTILIDFNRDMWGYISLNYFTQKIKFNETGSSTMPHKVNPIYFENSEGNLGISNALIQHISFKLPISRWQRDLSDSTVLRNLGSIISYSIISYRFILLGIKRIKINKKYIHHDLKKNYEILLEPLQIIMRKMGIKNSYEKIKNLFRGKKINSKIIKKFIDELNISNSEKKKLYNLTPLNYIGKSSDLAKKISFYKY, from the coding sequence TTGAAATATATTAGTTTAAAAAATATTTCACCTATAGATGGTCGATATAAAAATTTTACTAAAAATTTAAGAGATATATTTAGTGAATATGGATTTATTAAATATAGATTAATAGTTGAAATTTGTTGGTTGAAATATTTATCTAAAATTCCAGAAATTAAAGAATTACATCCATTTAATGATAAAATTAATAATTTTTTAAATATGATTATTGATCAATTTAGCGTAAAAGATGCTTATGAAATAAAAAAAATTGAAAAATGGACAAATCATGATTTAAAAGCTATTATTTTTTTTCTAAATAAAAAGCTTTCTTTAATTAAAAATACAGATAATATGATTGAATTTATTCATTTTGGATGCACTTCTGAAGATATTAATAATATAGCTTATGCTTTAATGCTCAAAAATGCTAAAAAAAAATATATTTTAAGATATTGGGAAAAATTAATTTTTTATATGGATTCTATGTCAATAAAATATAGTAAGTCTGTAATTTTATCTAGAACTCATGGACAATCTGCTACTCCATCTACAATGGGGAAAGAAATTTCTAATTTTTCTTATAGATTAAAAAGACAGTTCAATCAATTTAAAAAAATTAAAATTTTAGGAAAATTTAATGGCGCTGTAGGAAATTACAATGCTTTATTAATAGCATACCCATATTTAAATTGGGAAAAAATTAATAAAAATTTTGTACATTCTTTTAATATTTCTTGGAATCCTTACACTACTCAAATAGAACCACATGATTATTTATCAGAATTTTTTTCTTGTATTTTTAGATTTAACACTATTTTAATCGATTTTAATAGAGATATGTGGGGGTATATTTCTTTAAATTATTTTACACAAAAAATAAAATTTAATGAAACAGGATCTTCCACTATGCCTCATAAAGTTAATCCAATATATTTTGAAAATTCTGAAGGCAATTTAGGGATTTCTAACGCTTTAATACAACATATTTCATTTAAATTACCTATTTCTAGATGGCAAAGAGATTTAAGTGATTCTACTGTTTTAAGAAATTTAGGAAGTATTATATCATATTCTATAATTAGTTATCGTTTTATTTTATTAGGAATAAAAAGAATAAAAATTAATAAAAAATATATTCATCATGATTTAAAAAAAAATTATGAAATATTATTAGAACCTTTACAAATTATAATGCGTAAAATGGGAATTAAAAATTCATATGAAAAAATTAAAAATTTATTTAGAGGAAAAAAAATTAATTCTAAAATTATAAAAAAATTTATTGATGAATTAAATATTTCTAATTCTGAAAAAAAAAAATTATATAACTTAACTCCTTTGAATTATATAGGAAAATCTTCTGATCTTGCAAAAAAAATTTCTTTTTATAAATACTAA
- a CDS encoding enoyl-ACP reductase: MGILLNKKILIIGLHNKYSIAYGISKIIYDQGAQLAFTYKNEKYKNRIKYIAKKFNSNIILKCDMRKDSNIKNLFLKLKKIWSNFDGFVHSIAYLKKKYLQKNYINSINSKAFQKSHYITSYSFSAITKYCQFMLNNYSSLLTISYIGSRKFIPYYNFMGLAKASLEANVRYLAGSLGPKIRVNAISAGPVKTVSSYSLKSFKKMYSINKNFSPIKRNVSITDIGNAAAFLISNLSSGITGQIIYVDGGFNIVGLF; the protein is encoded by the coding sequence ATGGGAATTTTATTAAATAAAAAAATTTTAATTATAGGTTTACATAATAAATACTCTATAGCATATGGTATTTCTAAAATTATTTATGATCAAGGTGCGCAATTAGCATTTACATATAAAAATGAGAAATATAAAAATCGGATTAAATACATAGCTAAAAAATTTAATTCGAATATTATTTTAAAATGTGATATGCGAAAAGATTCTAATATTAAAAATTTATTTTTAAAATTAAAAAAAATATGGTCGAATTTTGATGGTTTTGTACATTCTATAGCATATTTAAAAAAAAAATATTTACAAAAGAATTATATAAATTCAATTAACTCAAAAGCTTTTCAAAAATCGCATTATATTACTTCATATAGTTTTTCAGCAATAACAAAATATTGTCAATTTATGTTAAATAATTATTCTTCTTTATTGACTATATCTTATATTGGTTCTAGAAAATTTATTCCATATTATAATTTTATGGGATTAGCTAAAGCTTCTTTAGAAGCTAACGTAAGATATTTAGCAGGTTCTTTAGGTCCAAAAATTAGAGTTAATGCGATTTCTGCAGGTCCGGTAAAAACAGTTTCTTCATATAGTTTAAAAAGTTTTAAAAAAATGTATTCTATAAATAAGAATTTTTCTCCAATAAAAAGAAATGTATCTATTACAGATATAGGAAATGCAGCAGCATTTTTAATCAGTAATTTATCTTCTGGAATTACAGGTCAAATTATATATGTAGATGGAGGATTTAACATAGTAGGATTATTTTAA
- a CDS encoding exoribonuclease II, with protein sequence MFYNNSILIQLKKKFKKKILRVEGIVKKSEKGFGFLETDSKNSYFIPPKKIKKVMHGDKIVARIGFSKNREIVVPEKLIDSFLKIFIGRLQKINKQLFIIPNYTFLKEYIPCTFLIDKISEFKSGDWFIAKLTKHKLNNDFFHAELIEFIAKKEDPFTPWWITLSKYNLKKTEPKINIENISFLDSKKRLDLTDLSFITIDNNNTKDIDDALFIQKINDNFELIVAISDTTSFVHIKSKLDIIASKRAFTNYLPGFNIPMLPRILSEDLCSLKPNKKRPVLACKMIISQKGKIQKNSNFFLAWIRSKEKLSYKNVSNWLEKKSNWTPSTENIKKQLKFLKKLCISRIKWREKYALIFPERLEYKFHLSANGEVLKISNDKRRIAHKIVEECMISANLTAADILSKKVGFGLYNNHSGFDIYSAQQISLLLKKNNIFITSKEILTLKGFCTLYKILRKKKYKYLNNRIRKFQSFSEFSLIPNPHYALGFKRYATWTSPIRKYGDIINHRFLKSMILDEKPVIIHKNILKKISDQKRKHRLSEREIEDLLYIQYFTKNNFKNEVLKSEIVDILRGGIRAKLLDIGANIFIPNLFIHNIRSELDLNLEDGLISIKKKILYKISDIIYVKIVDVKVDTKSIIAKIISN encoded by the coding sequence ATGTTTTATAATAATAGTATATTAATACAATTAAAAAAAAAATTTAAAAAAAAAATACTTAGAGTTGAAGGAATTGTAAAAAAATCTGAAAAAGGTTTTGGATTTTTAGAAACAGATTCAAAAAATAGTTATTTTATTCCTCCAAAAAAAATAAAAAAAGTAATGCATGGAGATAAAATAGTTGCTAGAATAGGATTTTCTAAAAATCGAGAAATAGTCGTTCCAGAAAAACTTATAGATTCTTTTTTAAAAATTTTTATAGGTAGACTTCAAAAAATTAACAAGCAACTTTTTATTATACCAAATTACACATTTTTAAAAGAGTATATTCCATGCACGTTTTTAATAGATAAAATTTCTGAATTTAAATCAGGAGATTGGTTTATAGCGAAATTAACTAAACATAAGTTAAACAATGATTTTTTTCATGCTGAATTAATTGAATTTATTGCAAAAAAAGAAGATCCATTTACGCCATGGTGGATAACTTTATCTAAGTATAATTTAAAAAAAACAGAACCAAAAATTAATATAGAGAATATTTCATTTCTTGATTCTAAAAAAAGATTAGATTTAACAGATCTATCTTTTATTACTATAGATAATAATAATACTAAAGATATTGATGATGCTTTATTTATTCAAAAAATTAATGATAATTTTGAATTAATAGTAGCTATATCTGATACTACATCTTTTGTTCACATTAAAAGTAAATTAGATATTATTGCTTCAAAAAGAGCTTTTACTAATTATTTGCCTGGATTTAATATTCCTATGTTGCCAAGAATCTTATCGGAAGATTTATGTTCATTAAAACCAAATAAAAAACGTCCAGTATTAGCATGTAAAATGATTATTTCTCAAAAAGGAAAAATACAAAAAAACAGTAATTTTTTTTTAGCATGGATTCGATCTAAAGAAAAATTATCATATAAAAATGTTTCAAATTGGTTAGAAAAAAAAAGTAATTGGACGCCATCGACAGAAAATATTAAAAAACAATTGAAGTTTTTAAAAAAATTATGTATTTCTAGAATCAAATGGAGAGAAAAATATGCTTTAATTTTTCCGGAACGATTAGAATATAAATTTCATTTGTCTGCTAATGGTGAAGTATTAAAAATTTCTAATGATAAAAGAAGAATTGCCCATAAAATAGTAGAAGAATGCATGATATCTGCTAATTTAACTGCAGCAGATATTTTATCTAAAAAAGTTGGTTTCGGATTATATAATAATCATTCTGGTTTTGATATATATAGTGCTCAACAAATTTCATTATTACTTAAAAAAAATAATATTTTTATTACTTCAAAAGAAATATTAACTTTAAAAGGTTTTTGTACTTTATATAAAATTTTAAGAAAAAAAAAATATAAATATTTAAATAATAGAATTAGAAAATTTCAGTCTTTTAGTGAATTTAGTTTAATTCCTAACCCTCATTATGCTTTAGGATTTAAAAGATATGCTACATGGACTTCACCGATTAGAAAATATGGTGATATTATTAATCATAGATTTTTAAAATCAATGATCTTAGATGAAAAACCTGTCATAATACATAAAAATATTTTAAAAAAAATATCTGATCAAAAAAGAAAACATAGATTGTCAGAAAGAGAAATAGAAGATTTATTATATATTCAATATTTTACAAAAAATAATTTTAAAAATGAAGTATTAAAGTCAGAGATAGTAGATATTTTAAGAGGTGGAATTCGTGCAAAATTATTAGATATAGGTGCAAATATTTTTATTCCTAATTTATTTATTCATAATATACGTTCAGAATTAGATTTAAATTTAGAAGATGGATTAATTAGTATTAAAAAAAAAATATTATACAAAATATCAGACATTATTTATGTCAAAATTGTAGATGTTAAAGTTGATACAAAAAGTATTATAGCAAAAATAATTTCAAATTAA
- a CDS encoding YchE family NAAT transporter, which translates to MNILNFDCTIYIKFFISLFILINPIGMIPIFSSMTNNFSFKEKNRINLIANFSAFIILFISLCFGHNILKIFGISMSSVKISGGLLILTVAFSMMNNQNTTVYSKKKYIQKKNIKMQNIGVIPLAMPLIAGPGAISATIIWSTQNPSIINIILCSIVIFIFFLFCYIIFRISPFFMYFLGKNGMEIITKVMGLLLMSLGIELITSGIEIIFIKNFSCI; encoded by the coding sequence GTGAATATATTAAATTTTGATTGTACAATTTACATAAAATTTTTTATTAGTTTATTTATATTAATTAATCCTATAGGTATGATACCAATTTTTTCTAGTATGACAAATAATTTTTCTTTTAAAGAGAAAAATAGAATTAATTTAATAGCGAATTTTTCTGCATTCATAATTTTATTTATATCTTTATGTTTTGGTCATAATATTTTAAAAATTTTTGGAATTTCTATGTCATCTGTTAAAATTTCTGGAGGTTTGTTAATTTTAACTGTAGCTTTTTCTATGATGAATAATCAAAATACTACTGTGTATTCAAAAAAAAAATATATACAAAAAAAAAATATAAAAATGCAAAATATTGGTGTCATACCTCTAGCTATGCCTTTGATTGCAGGTCCTGGTGCTATTAGTGCAACAATAATTTGGAGTACACAAAATCCTAGTATAATAAATATTATTTTGTGTAGTATAGTAATTTTTATATTTTTTTTATTTTGTTATATTATTTTTCGAATATCTCCTTTTTTTATGTATTTTTTAGGAAAAAATGGTATGGAAATTATTACTAAAGTAATGGGTTTATTACTTATGTCTTTGGGAATAGAGTTAATTACTTCTGGTATAGAAATTATTTTTATTAAAAATTTTTCTTGTATTTAA
- the lipB gene encoding lipoyl(octanoyl) transferase LipB — protein MKKIYIRNLKKTDWSVTSSAMHLFTNSRSQKTLDELWFTEHNSIFTTGILEKNKNIIKRINNIPVIQCNRGGKITYHGPGQQLVYMLINLKLKKINIKKFLFLIEKVVIHTLKKFQITAYTIKDSPGVYINKKKFCFIGLRIKNHCSLYGISYNINVDLNLYKHINPCGNKFIKVLNLIDIIPTITMNIFRKQFIQTFLNIFKYQEKYKSSYNIFNKIYIN, from the coding sequence ATGAAAAAAATTTATATTCGAAATTTAAAAAAAACTGATTGGAGCGTTACTTCTAGTGCTATGCATTTATTTACAAATTCTAGATCTCAAAAGACATTAGATGAATTATGGTTTACAGAACATAATTCAATTTTTACTACAGGTATTTTAGAAAAAAATAAAAATATTATTAAACGAATAAACAATATTCCAGTTATACAATGTAATAGAGGAGGTAAAATAACTTATCATGGTCCAGGACAACAATTAGTTTATATGTTAATAAATTTAAAATTAAAAAAAATTAATATTAAAAAATTTCTTTTCTTAATTGAAAAAGTTGTAATTCATACATTAAAGAAATTTCAGATTACGGCATATACTATAAAAGATTCTCCTGGTGTATATATTAATAAAAAAAAATTTTGTTTTATAGGATTACGCATTAAAAATCATTGTTCTTTATATGGAATTTCTTATAATATAAATGTTGATTTAAATTTATATAAACATATTAATCCTTGTGGAAATAAATTTATTAAAGTTTTAAATCTAATAGATATTATTCCTACAATTACAATGAATATTTTTCGAAAACAATTTATTCAAACATTTTTGAATATTTTTAAATATCAAGAAAAATATAAATCTTCATATAATATTTTTAATAAAATATATATAAATTAA